From Haemorhous mexicanus isolate bHaeMex1 chromosome 1, bHaeMex1.pri, whole genome shotgun sequence, one genomic window encodes:
- the ABCB8 gene encoding mitochondrial potassium channel ATP-binding subunit, with translation MPLPVLLLRAAGAWTRLRPPSVPGRSFRYGGRLGLAVPPRLPPALPAPRRLLLVGSASGCVLLGLLRTAARCQEATVPAVPPAAPEPPEPPPETPFDWPLFWTFLRPQLLALSAAVVLALGAALLNVRIPVLLGQLVDVVARCARGHVATYLREVRRPALRLLAIYCLQGLLTFGYIALLARVGERVAGNMRKALFSALLRQEVAFFDATRTGQLVTRLTADIQEFKSSFKLAISQGLRSSTQTAGCFVSLYLLSPKLTGLLLVALPALVGAGAFIGAFLRSLSRQAQEQVAKATVVADEALGNVRTVRAFAMEEQQAGLFRAEVDRAGRLSEQLGLGIAAFQGLSNLALNGIVLGTIFVGGSLMAGDQLSPGDLMSFLVASQTVQRSLASISILMGQVVRGLSAGARVLELLRLEPLVPLQGGATIPAHSLCGRICFNHVSFSYPTRPGYPVLQDFSLTLPPCQTVAIVGPSGGGKSTVAALLERFYEPTAGTITLDGHDIAGLDPSWLRGQVIGFISQEPVLFGTTIMENIRFGKPGASDAEVYEAARLADADGFIRSFPEGYNTVVGERGTALSGGQKQRIAIARALLKDPAVLILDEATSALDAQAERAVQAALERAAAGRTVLLIAHRLSTIRGAHLIAVLARGRVAEAGTHEELLRRGGLYAELIRRQTKEGS, from the exons ATGCCGCTGCCGGTGCTCTTGCTGCGGGCGGCGGGCGCTTGGACCCGGCTCCGGCCGCCCTCCGTGCCGGGGCGCAG TTTCAGGTATGGGGGGCGCCTGGGGCTGGCCGTGCCCCCCCGGCTGCCCCccgcgctcccggccccgcgccgGCTGCTCCTGGTGGGCTCGGCCTCGGGCTgcgtgctgctggggctgctgcgcACGGCCGCGCGCTGCCAGGAGGccactgtccccgctgtcccccctgCCGCTCCCGAGCCGCCAGAGCCCCCCCCGGAGACCCCCTTTGACTGGCCACTGTTCTGGACCTTCCTGCGCCCGCAGCTCCTGGCGCTCTCAGCTGCTGTCGTG ctggcactgggtgcagccctgctcaACGTGCGCATCCCGGTGCTGCTGGGCCAGCTGGTGGATGTGGTGGCCCGGTGTGCCCGCGGCCACGTGGCCACCTACCTGCGGGAGGTGCGGCGCCCGGCCCTGCGCCTCCTCGCCATCTACTGCCTGCAG GGCCTGCTGACCTTCGGCTACATCGCGCTGCTGGCCCGCGTGGGCGAGCGGGTGGCAGGCAACATGCGCAAGGCTCTCTTCAGCGCCCTGCTCAG GCAGGAGGTGGCCTTCTTCGACGCCACACGCACGGGGCAGCTGGTGACACGGCTGACGGCCGACATCCAGGAGTTCAAGTCTTCCTTCAAGCTGGCCATCTCCCAG ggcCTGCGCAGCAGCACCCAGACCGCCGGCTGCTTCGTGTCGCTGTACCTGCTCTCGCCCAAGCTCACGGGGCTGCTGCTCGTGGCGCTGCCGGCGCTCGTGGGCGCCGGCGCCTTCATCGGCGCCTTCCTCCGCAGCCTGTCCCGCCAGGCGCAGGAGCAG gtggccaaggcCACCGTGGTGGCCGACGAGGCGCTGGGCAACGTGCGGACGGTGCGCGCCTTTGccatggaggagcagcaggcagg gctgttCCGTGCCGAGGTGGACCGTGCCGGACGTCTGAGCGAGCAGCTGGGACTTGGCATTGCCGCCTTCCAGGGGCTCTCCAACCTGGCGCTCAACG GCATCGTCCTGGGAACCATCTTTGTGGGTGGCTCCCTGATGGCTGGAGACCAGCTCTCACCCGGTGACCTCATGTCCTTCCTGGTGGCCTCGCAGACGGTGCAAAG GTCCTTGGCCAGCATCTCCATCCTGATGGGCCAG GTGGTGCGGGGTCTGAGTGCTGGTGCCCGTGTCTTGGAGCTGCTGAGACTGGAGCCCCTCGTGCCACTGCAGGGGGGGgccaccatccctgcccacTCCCTGTGCGGACGCATCTGCTTCAACCACGTCTCTTTCAG TTATCCCACCCGGCCTGGCTACCCTGTCCTGCAGGACTTCAGCCTCACCCTGCCCCCCTGCCAGACCGTGGCCATCGTGGGCCCCTCAGGAGGAG ggaagtcAACGGTGGCAGCGCTGCTGGAGCGGTTCTACGAGCCCACGGCAGGAACCATCACCCTGGACGGGCACGACATCGCCGGCCTGGACCCCTCCTGGCTGCGGGGGCAGGTCATCGGCTTCATcagccag GAGCCGGTGCTGTTTGGCACAACCATCATGGAGAACATCCGCTTCGGGAAGCCAGGAGCCTCTGATGCCGAGGTGTACGAGGCCGCCCGGCTCGCCGACGCTGACGGCTTCATCCGCAGCTTCCCCGAGGGCTACAACACCGTCGTGG GCGAGCGCGGCACGGCGCTGTCCGGAGGGCAGAAGCAGCGCATCGCCATCGCCCGGGCTCTGCTCAAGGACCCGGCCGTGCTCATCCTGGACGAGGCCACGAGCGCGCTGGACGCGCAGGCGGAGCGGGCGGTGCAGGCGGCGCTGGAGCGCGCTGCCGCCGGCCGCACCGTGCTGCTCATCGCGCACCGCCTCAGCACCATCCGCGGCGCGCACCTCATCGCCGTGCTGGCCCGGGGCCGCGTGGCCGAG GCGGGGACTCACGAGGAGCTGCTGCGACGGGGGGGTCTCTACGCCGAGCTCATCCGACGGCAGACGAAGGAGGGGTCCTGA
- the ATG9B gene encoding LOW QUALITY PROTEIN: autophagy-related protein 9B (The sequence of the model RefSeq protein was modified relative to this genomic sequence to represent the inferred CDS: deleted 1 base in 1 codon) gives MAEQGEEDRDYREYRRLEDCEEDSPPGEEEEEQLLLHVTEGPTDSWHHIKDLDSFFTKIYQFHQRNGFACVLLSDVLELVQFLFVVTFSTFLLCCVDYDVLFATRPLNHSHVPERAKVTLPDAVLPAPQCARRLRGSGWLLFLLVLAGAVWLCRLVTALRRLVGYWEIRSFYIRALGIPAEELCNHSWQSVQARLLALQRRQPLCVPRRELTELDIHHRILRFRNYTVAMVNKSLLPVRFRLPLLGPVVFLTRGLQFNLELLLFRGPAALFQNTWSLRPQVKRAGARRALARGLARAAVLLGVANLALCPCVLGWRLLLAFFSYAEGLKRAPGSLGARRWSLYARHYLRHFNELGHELQARLGRGHAPATRYMDSFSSPLLAVLARHVGFFAGSVLAVLIVLTVYDEDVLTVQHILTAITLLGLVVTVARSFIPDEHAVWCPEQLLQRVLAHVHYLPEHWQGRAGRAETRAEMAQLFQYKAVFILEELLSPLVTPLILIFAFPPRALDIVDFFRNFTVEVAGVGDICSFAQLDVRHHGNPQWLSQGHTEAPPERQAEHGKTELSLMRFALSNPRWRPPPPARRFLGHLQAQVTRDAATAPAPRHLLAEGPLAASLLSEDSALPEGLVTSVLAASGLVARDPRFGQPCSTASATASLLASLRTPLGTPPCAAPDSPAEPQGPEDRPALSESRLRSLSRSALLAEVASAEMSLHAIYLHQLHQQQQQQPQGPGPQPAGAPKHPFVTTGSAARASQLREMPLGGWAEEEEEEEEETMT, from the exons ATGgcggagcagggagaggaggaccGGGACTACCGGGAGTACCGGCGGCTGGAGGATTGTGAGGAGGACTCGCCCCccggcgaggaggaggaggagcagctgctgctgcacgtCACTGAAGGACCGACAG ACTCGTGGCACCACATTAAGGACCTGGACAGTTTCTTCACCAAG ATCTACCAGTTCCACCAGAGGAATGGCTTTGCCTGCGTCTTGCTCTCGGACGTCCTGGAGCTGGT GCAGTTCCTGTTCGTCGTCACCTTCAGCaccttcctgctgtgctgcgTGGACTACGACGTGCTGTTCGCCACGCGCCCGCTCAACCACAGCCACGTCCCCGAGCGCGCCAAGGTGACGCTGCCCGACGCCGTGCTGCCCGCCCCGCAGTGCGCCCGCAG GCTCCGTGGCAGCGGgtggctgctgttcctgctggtgCTGGCGGGCGCAGTGTGGCTGTGCCGCCTGGTCACGGCGCTGCGGCGCCTCGTGGGCTACTGGGAGATCCGCAGCTTCTACATCCGAGCGCTGGGCATCCCCGCG GAGGAGCTGTGTAACCACAGCTGGCAGTCGGTGCAGGCCcggctgctggccctgcagcgGCGGCAGCCCCTGTGCGTGCCGCGCCGGGAGCTGACGGAGCTCGACATCCACCACCGCATCCTGCGCTTCCGCAACTACACCGTGGCCATGGTCAACAAGTCCCTGCTGCCCGTGCGCTTCCGCCTGCCGCTGCTGGGCCCCGTGGTCTTCCTCACGCGCGGGCTGCAGTTcaacctggagctgctgctgttccgCGGCCCGGCCGCGCTCTTCCAGAACACCTGGAGCCTGCGGCCGCAGGTGAAGCGGGCGGGCGCGCGGCGGGCGCTGGCGCGGGGGCTGGCGCGGGCGGCCGTGCTGCTGGGGGTGGCCAACCTGGCGCTGTGCCCCTGCGTGCTGGGCTGGCGCCTGCTGCTCGCCTTCTTCAGCTACGCCGAGGGGCTGAAGCGGGCCCCGGGCAGCCTGGGTGCGCGCCGCTGGTCGCTCTACGCGCGCCACTACCTGCGCCACTTCAACGAGCTGGGCCACGAGCTGCAGGCGCGGCTCGGCCGCGGCCACGCGCCCGCCACCAGGTACATGGACTCGTTCAGCAGCCCGCTGCTGGCCGTGCTGGCTCGCCACGTGGGCTTCTTCGCCGGCTccgtgctggctgtgctcatcGTGCTCACCGTGTACGACGAGGACGTGCTGACGGTGCAGCACATCCTGACGGCCATCACGCTGCTGGGGCTCGTGGTCACGGTGGCCAG gtCCTTCATCCCGGACGAGCACGCGGTGTGGTGCccggagcagctgctgcagcggGTCCTGGCGCACGTTCATTACCTGCCCGAGCACTGGCAGGGCCGTGCCGGCCGCGCCGAGACACGAGCAGAGATGGCGCAGCTCTTCCAGTACAAGGCG GTTTTcatcctggaggagctgctgagcccccTGGTGACACCCCTGATCCTCATCTTCGCCTTTCCCCCCCGCGCCCTCGACATCGTGGACTTCTTCCGCAACTTCACGGTGGAGGTGGCGGGCGTGGGCGACATCTGCTCCTTCGCGCAGCTGGACGTGCGTCACCACGGCAACCcccag tgGCTGTCGCAGGGACACACGGAGGCGCCCCCGGAGCGCCAGGCGGAGCACGGCAAGACGGAGCTGTCGCTGATGCGCTTCGCCCTGAGCAACCCCCGctggcggccgccgccgcccgcg cgccgcttCCTCGGCCACCTCCAGGCGCAGGTGACCCGCGACGCGGCCaccgcgcccgccccgcggcACCTGCTGGCCGAGGGGCCCCTGGCCGCGTCCCTTCTGTCCGAGGACTCGGCCCTG CCCGAGGGGCTGGTGACCAGTGTCCTGGCGGCCAGCGGGCTGGTGGCCCGGGACCCGCGCTTcgggcagccctgcagcacggCCAGCGCCACCGCCAGCCTGCTGGCGTCCCTGCGGACCCCCCTGGGGACCCCGCCCTGCGCAGCCCCCGACAGCCCAGCGGAGCCCCAGGGCCCCgaggacag GCCGGCGCTGAGTGAGTCGCGGCTGCGCAGCCTGAGCCGCTCGGCGCTGCTGGCCGAGGTGGCCTCTGCCGAGATGAGCCTGCACGCCATCTACCTGCACCAG ctccaccagcagcagcagcagcagccgcagggCCCCGGCCCCCAGCCCGCGGGGGCACCCAAACACCCCTTCGTGACCACAG gctCGGCTGCCCGCGCCTCGCAGCTGCGGGAGATGCCGCTGGGCGGGTGGgccgaggaggaagaggaggaggaagaggagacaATGACGTAG